A part of Candidatus Binatia bacterium genomic DNA contains:
- a CDS encoding alpha-ketoglutarate-dependent dioxygenase AlkB: protein MRAPKEQRELFASLADGEPTPQQEALRGPASGLPEGFLYRPSFLTPDEERALLDAIATLTLVEARYRDFTAKRRIASFGAGYDFARNAPVEAPPLPAFLEPLRARLSAFGGVPEDELVQCTVAEYRPGTQLGWHRDAPSFGVVLGVSLASPARMRFRPYPHQKGSGERALVLTLEPRSAYVIRDGARWGWQHAISPTKALRYSITFRTMRGRRPA, encoded by the coding sequence ATGCGCGCACCGAAGGAGCAGCGGGAGCTTTTCGCGTCGCTCGCGGACGGCGAGCCGACGCCGCAGCAGGAAGCCCTCCGAGGTCCGGCGAGCGGACTTCCGGAGGGCTTTCTCTATCGCCCGAGCTTCCTTACGCCCGACGAGGAGCGCGCGCTGCTCGACGCCATCGCGACGCTGACGCTCGTCGAGGCGCGCTACCGCGACTTCACCGCCAAGCGCCGCATCGCGAGCTTCGGCGCGGGCTACGACTTCGCGCGCAACGCGCCGGTCGAAGCACCACCGCTGCCGGCTTTCCTCGAGCCGCTGCGCGCGCGTCTCTCGGCGTTCGGTGGCGTGCCCGAGGACGAGCTCGTGCAGTGCACCGTCGCCGAGTACCGCCCCGGGACGCAGCTCGGCTGGCACCGCGACGCGCCGAGCTTCGGCGTCGTGCTCGGCGTCTCGCTCGCGTCACCGGCGCGCATGCGCTTCCGGCCGTACCCGCACCAGAAGGGCTCCGGCGAGCGCGCGCTCGTCCTGACGCTCGAGCCGCGCTCGGCGTACGTCATTCGCGACGGCGCGCGCTGGGGCTGGCAGCACGCGATCTCGCCGACCAAGGCGCTGCGCTACTCGATCACCTTTCGCACGATGCGCGGCCGTCGTCCGGCCTGA
- a CDS encoding alpha/beta fold hydrolase has product MSLGRIGRCALHAARLLFLTLVVAAPNVAHAAGRNPVIFVHGGFGSAGQFESQAMRFSSNGYPDSHLAALEYDSTFGVESFEDVLAKLDVLIDEVLARTGAEQVDLMGHSLGTRVSQEFLSSPERAARVAHYVNIDGFPADAPPGGVPTLALWAGRGDPSRRIPGAVNVILPNQTHVEAATSPEAFAAMYEFLTGHEPATIHVVPESGRIVVEGRAVLFPQNVGVEGATLELWEVRRANGRRLRSRPLNSVVLPADGSFGPFTIGAGRSWEFVLRRPGSERVHRFYGEPMVRSNRFLRLLTSEPNGAIDNLIEKSDRHVSMTIIRYKELWGDQGVESDVLQVNGVNVINPATSPIDNRTIGLFVFDRGSDGVTDLTAPLETIFNIPFLTGVDVFVPGDQEGSETTTVTLKPRGRLTAARSVSFPSVASTAAAISVRLNDYDVEPARRALRGKRLPVPRNRVAP; this is encoded by the coding sequence ATGAGCCTCGGAAGGATCGGCCGTTGCGCGCTGCACGCGGCACGGCTCTTGTTCTTGACGCTGGTCGTGGCGGCGCCGAACGTGGCGCACGCCGCCGGCAGGAACCCCGTGATCTTCGTCCACGGTGGCTTCGGCTCGGCGGGACAGTTCGAGTCGCAAGCGATGCGCTTCTCGAGCAACGGCTACCCGGACAGCCACCTCGCCGCGCTCGAGTACGACTCGACCTTCGGCGTCGAGAGCTTCGAGGACGTGCTCGCGAAGCTCGACGTGCTGATCGACGAGGTCCTCGCGCGCACCGGCGCCGAGCAGGTCGACCTCATGGGGCACTCGCTCGGCACGCGCGTGTCGCAGGAGTTCCTGAGCTCGCCCGAGCGTGCGGCGCGCGTCGCGCACTACGTGAACATCGACGGTTTCCCGGCAGACGCGCCGCCGGGCGGCGTGCCGACGCTCGCGCTCTGGGCCGGCCGCGGCGATCCGTCGCGGCGCATCCCCGGCGCGGTCAACGTGATCCTGCCGAACCAGACGCACGTCGAGGCGGCGACCTCGCCGGAAGCGTTCGCCGCGATGTACGAGTTCCTCACCGGCCACGAGCCGGCGACGATCCACGTCGTGCCGGAGAGCGGGCGCATCGTGGTCGAGGGACGCGCGGTGCTCTTCCCGCAGAACGTGGGCGTCGAGGGCGCAACCCTCGAGCTCTGGGAGGTACGCCGCGCCAACGGACGGCGGCTCCGCAGCCGGCCGCTGAACAGCGTCGTCTTGCCGGCGGACGGCTCGTTCGGGCCGTTCACGATCGGCGCCGGACGGAGCTGGGAGTTCGTGCTGCGTCGCCCGGGCAGCGAGCGCGTGCACCGCTTCTACGGCGAGCCGATGGTGCGCAGCAATCGTTTTCTGCGCTTGCTGACGTCGGAGCCCAACGGCGCGATCGACAACCTGATCGAGAAGAGCGACCGCCACGTGTCGATGACGATCATCCGCTACAAGGAGCTGTGGGGTGATCAGGGCGTCGAGAGCGACGTGCTGCAGGTCAACGGCGTCAACGTCATCAACCCCGCGACGAGCCCGATCGACAACCGCACGATCGGCCTGTTCGTCTTCGACCGTGGCTCGGACGGCGTCACCGACCTGACGGCGCCGCTCGAGACCATCTTCAACATCCCCTTCCTGACCGGCGTCGACGTGTTCGTGCCGGGCGATCAGGAGGGGAGCGAGACCACCACCGTGACGCTGAAGCCGCGCGGTCGCCTGACCGCGGCGCGCTCGGTGAGCTTCCCGAGTGTGGCGTCGACCGCGGCCGCGATCAGCGTGCGGCTCAACGACTACGACGTCGAGCCGGCGCGGCGCGCGCTGCGCGGCAAGCGCCTGCCGGTGCCGCGGAATCGCGTCGCGCCCTGA
- a CDS encoding alpha/beta fold hydrolase, translating to MVLSPSIAHARGATVLERMLDRFDGSVLDGAQRVSRIRLVITDGGTWDALVSPSGATLEQARTSVRPAAVIGADAATWERVADDLRGGMDAYREGRLVVRHNLHLGVSFLAATSGMTGPERLRFDCVSTSLGTISVCAAGLGEPVILLHGLGATKVSFLPTIAALAPTYRTIALDLPGFGDSTKPVLAPYHPPFFARAVCELMDELGIERAHFVGNSMGGRIALEIGLRHPERACSLSLLAPSLAWRRPRPWAPLVRVLRPELGLVQLSPRWAIEAVVHQIVPRAAASWLHAGVDEFLRSYTTARGRVAFYAAARQIYLEEPHGARGFWTRLESLATPALFVWGKLDRLVPFGFAAHVRRALPSSRHLELDCGHVPQLERPQETHGAIAAFLAEHRAV from the coding sequence ATGGTCCTGAGCCCGTCGATCGCGCACGCGCGCGGCGCGACGGTCCTCGAGCGGATGCTCGATCGCTTCGACGGCAGCGTGCTCGACGGCGCCCAGCGCGTGTCGCGGATCCGGCTCGTCATCACCGACGGCGGAACGTGGGACGCGCTCGTCTCGCCCTCGGGCGCGACGCTCGAGCAGGCCCGCACGTCCGTCCGCCCGGCGGCCGTCATCGGGGCCGACGCGGCGACCTGGGAGCGGGTCGCCGACGACCTGCGCGGCGGCATGGACGCATACCGCGAAGGGCGGCTCGTCGTGCGCCACAACCTGCACCTCGGCGTATCGTTCCTCGCCGCGACGAGCGGCATGACCGGTCCCGAGCGGCTGCGCTTCGACTGCGTGTCCACCTCGCTCGGCACGATCTCGGTGTGCGCCGCGGGCCTCGGCGAGCCGGTCATCCTCCTGCACGGCCTCGGCGCGACCAAGGTGTCGTTCCTGCCGACGATCGCCGCGCTCGCGCCGACGTACCGCACGATCGCGCTCGACCTGCCGGGCTTCGGCGACTCCACGAAGCCGGTGCTCGCGCCCTACCATCCGCCGTTCTTCGCGCGCGCGGTGTGCGAGCTGATGGACGAGCTCGGGATCGAGCGCGCGCACTTCGTCGGCAACAGCATGGGCGGACGCATCGCGCTCGAGATCGGGCTCCGCCATCCCGAGCGTGCGTGCAGCCTGTCGCTGCTCGCGCCGTCGCTCGCGTGGCGGCGGCCGCGTCCGTGGGCGCCGCTCGTGCGTGTGCTGCGTCCCGAGCTGGGTCTGGTGCAGCTCTCACCGCGCTGGGCGATCGAGGCGGTCGTGCACCAGATCGTTCCGCGCGCCGCCGCGAGCTGGCTGCACGCCGGCGTCGACGAGTTCCTGCGCAGCTACACGACGGCGCGCGGGCGCGTCGCGTTCTACGCCGCCGCGCGCCAGATCTACCTCGAGGAGCCGCACGGCGCGCGCGGCTTCTGGACGCGGCTCGAGAGCCTCGCGACGCCGGCGCTCTTCGTCTGGGGCAAGCTCGATCGGCTGGTGCCGTTCGGGTTCGCGGCGCACGTCCGCCGCGCGCTGCCGAGCTCGCGCCACCTCGAGCTCGACTGCGGACACGTGCCGCAGCTCGAGCGTCCGCAGGAGACGCACGGCGCGATCGCGGCGTTTCTCGCGGAGCACCGCGCCGTCTAG
- a CDS encoding HPF/RaiA family ribosome-associated protein has protein sequence MARWTPFATTLPKKAKATAGRTGVSSTPVAIRSDVDIDEALRDDVRKRLARKVGKFATHLERLSVRFLDVNGPKGGIDVVCRINATLSALPSLVVEESAADAALAFRRAADTLGRTLRRTLDRAGFSTPRSGKAVKRAPAPKSGKAAAIKSALMRDDDGSMIGKRVGHSAADLEDALARPEKRRRDVFVDTSKPGVSATDRSAGYGATAARNTKRNTAGMTAALEDSRTKPSRKSTRGSTNRIKAATPKQRTAQLAVHDPSARAMRQKVAKNRPRSAR, from the coding sequence ATGGCGCGCTGGACACCTTTCGCGACGACACTTCCGAAGAAGGCGAAGGCCACTGCGGGCCGCACCGGCGTGAGCTCGACGCCGGTCGCGATCCGCAGCGACGTGGACATCGACGAGGCGCTGCGCGACGACGTGCGCAAGCGGCTTGCGCGCAAGGTCGGCAAGTTCGCGACGCACCTCGAGCGGCTCTCGGTGCGCTTCCTCGACGTCAACGGCCCGAAGGGCGGCATCGACGTCGTGTGCCGGATCAACGCCACGCTGAGCGCGCTGCCGAGTCTCGTCGTCGAGGAGAGCGCGGCCGACGCGGCGCTCGCGTTCCGTCGCGCCGCCGACACCCTCGGTCGCACGCTGCGTCGCACGCTCGACCGTGCCGGCTTCTCCACCCCGCGCTCGGGCAAGGCCGTCAAGCGAGCGCCGGCGCCGAAGAGCGGCAAGGCCGCGGCCATCAAGAGCGCGCTCATGCGCGACGACGATGGCAGCATGATCGGCAAGCGCGTCGGGCACTCGGCGGCCGACCTCGAGGACGCGCTCGCGCGACCGGAGAAGCGTCGCCGCGACGTGTTCGTCGACACCTCGAAGCCGGGTGTCAGCGCGACCGACCGCAGCGCCGGCTACGGCGCGACCGCGGCGCGCAACACCAAGCGCAACACCGCGGGCATGACGGCGGCGCTCGAGGACTCGCGCACCAAGCCGTCGCGCAAGTCGACGCGCGGCTCGACCAACCGGATCAAGGCCGCGACGCCGAAGCAGCGTACCGCGCAGCTCGCGGTGCACGATCCGAGCGCGCGCGCGATGCGGCAGAAGGTCGCG